The following coding sequences are from one uncultured Cohaesibacter sp. window:
- a CDS encoding ShlB/FhaC/HecB family hemolysin secretion/activation protein has translation MSDRVMKYSSLLVFGFGLACAGISQSAQAQTAGQLVRNSYAPSVVRSVPGGLQLMASTAHEAPEGAELLSVTPSDLEVEGGLATMQKATSEIAASIKGKRVTGAELFAKAHELEVAYARAGYLLVRVSIPPQTVRNGAPFKLSVINGRVSSIDTSAVPEKVRERVRSLLEPLVGKTSLSRRELERRLLLAGDTSGVRLKSALKAGDVFGSTSIVVEAKYSPVRVISSVNNSLSDEMGTYSVDLGVDFNSLFGLGEVAYLRLGGYPGGENGSVFDEYPRNRQAVVGVTVPLGTDGWWVNAEAVDSRTHPTSDLGYTMLDHYQKLTGSVGYHWVRGRQFNTSSLLTFEMASEKQTIDVAGAKSAFSEDQLRIIRFGQSASLYDPWGGLFSASAVASFGLDALGARQGTTALPLSRDGAEPDFSKLAVDVNYKKAALQNRINFSFAAAAQTSFGEALVSSEQLTLSGRDWLSAFDAGDIVGDSGVVARGEVSYPVTMPLLSGLEGVQTVVSPYLHAEAGAAKLEQATALENKWTRAYSVGAGLRLALGKMDSNIATSLVLEYAHGEATGLDEKDRFNFALTSQF, from the coding sequence ATGTCTGATCGGGTTATGAAATACTCTTCGTTACTGGTATTTGGTTTTGGGCTTGCTTGCGCGGGTATAAGCCAGTCAGCTCAGGCGCAAACTGCGGGGCAGTTGGTGCGGAATAGTTATGCGCCTTCTGTTGTTCGATCAGTGCCGGGCGGCTTGCAGTTGATGGCGTCGACAGCGCATGAGGCACCAGAGGGGGCGGAGTTGCTCTCCGTGACACCCTCGGACCTTGAGGTCGAAGGCGGTTTGGCAACCATGCAGAAGGCGACCTCTGAGATTGCCGCGAGCATTAAAGGCAAACGTGTGACGGGGGCCGAGCTATTTGCCAAAGCGCATGAGTTGGAAGTTGCCTACGCGCGGGCCGGGTATCTTTTGGTTCGTGTGAGCATACCGCCGCAAACCGTCAGAAATGGAGCGCCTTTTAAACTCTCGGTGATCAATGGGCGCGTTTCCTCTATCGATACCTCTGCTGTTCCGGAAAAAGTGCGCGAGCGTGTTCGCTCTCTACTTGAACCTCTTGTGGGCAAAACGAGTTTGAGCAGGCGTGAGCTGGAGCGTCGGTTGCTTCTGGCTGGCGATACAAGTGGTGTCCGTTTGAAATCTGCGCTCAAGGCGGGTGATGTCTTCGGTTCAACCAGCATCGTTGTTGAAGCGAAATATAGCCCTGTTCGCGTGATTTCTTCCGTCAATAATTCCTTGTCAGATGAGATGGGAACATATTCGGTTGATCTGGGAGTGGATTTCAATTCGCTGTTCGGGTTGGGTGAAGTTGCCTATTTGCGACTTGGAGGGTATCCGGGCGGTGAGAACGGATCTGTGTTTGACGAATATCCTCGAAACCGACAGGCTGTCGTAGGCGTTACCGTTCCCTTGGGGACCGATGGCTGGTGGGTGAATGCCGAAGCGGTTGATAGCCGGACCCATCCAACCTCCGATCTTGGCTATACGATGCTCGATCACTACCAAAAACTTACCGGTAGTGTGGGATATCACTGGGTCAGAGGTCGTCAATTCAATACCTCTTCCTTGCTGACTTTTGAAATGGCCTCCGAAAAGCAGACCATTGATGTCGCTGGAGCTAAATCTGCGTTCAGCGAAGATCAATTACGGATTATCCGTTTCGGTCAATCTGCGAGCCTGTATGATCCTTGGGGGGGACTGTTCTCCGCCTCAGCGGTTGCATCCTTCGGCCTTGACGCTCTTGGTGCTAGACAGGGGACAACGGCTCTTCCTCTTTCCCGAGATGGCGCAGAGCCGGATTTCAGCAAGTTAGCTGTCGATGTTAACTATAAGAAAGCAGCTTTACAGAACAGGATTAACTTTTCTTTTGCTGCTGCGGCTCAGACGTCTTTTGGAGAAGCCCTTGTTTCTTCAGAGCAGCTGACCCTGTCTGGTCGGGATTGGCTTTCGGCATTTGATGCAGGTGATATCGTCGGTGATAGCGGCGTTGTTGCGCGAGGCGAAGTGTCTTACCCCGTCACTATGCCTTTGTTGTCAGGGCTAGAGGGTGTCCAAACGGTTGTTTCCCCTTATCTGCATGCTGAAGCAGGTGCCGCAAAACTTGAGCAGGCTACAGCTTTGGAAAACAAATGGACGCGCGCCTATTCCGTTGGGGCCGGTTTGCGTCTGGCTTTGGGTAAAATGGATAGCAATATCGCAACGTCGTTGGTTCTGGAATATGCTCACGGTGAGGCGACAGGACTGGATGAAAAAGATCGGTTCAATTTTGCACTGACCTCCCAATTCTGA
- a CDS encoding invasion associated locus B family protein, producing the protein MFAAVAGLLFACLAPASFAAQQTPKAKPEIPSDPAETTATYGNWVLRCVSIPTNDDAPNSQAQKLNKSCEIVQTIKVKGHAEPIAQLALGRLPNSDSLVMTAVLPVNVSIPGSVSVASTEGADKAKELILPLQWARCAGPACFAVATPKSEKLVQLRKASVGKLEFVDANSRIVGIPLSFAGLDQALNALQKAE; encoded by the coding sequence ATGTTTGCCGCTGTTGCTGGCTTGTTGTTTGCATGTTTGGCTCCTGCCTCTTTTGCGGCTCAGCAAACACCAAAGGCCAAGCCTGAAATACCGAGCGATCCGGCAGAGACCACTGCAACATATGGCAATTGGGTTTTGCGCTGCGTATCCATTCCAACAAACGACGATGCTCCAAACAGCCAAGCGCAAAAGCTGAACAAATCCTGTGAGATTGTTCAAACGATTAAAGTGAAGGGGCATGCCGAACCCATTGCTCAGCTGGCGCTAGGTCGTCTGCCAAACAGTGATTCTTTGGTCATGACTGCTGTTCTGCCGGTCAATGTTTCTATTCCCGGCTCCGTCTCTGTTGCTTCTACAGAGGGCGCAGACAAGGCAAAGGAGCTGATTTTGCCATTGCAGTGGGCACGCTGTGCGGGGCCAGCTTGTTTTGCTGTTGCAACTCCAAAATCGGAAAAATTGGTTCAACTACGTAAGGCATCGGTAGGTAAGCTGGAATTCGTCGATGCAAATAGCCGTATCGTTGGTATTCCCCTTTCCTTCGCAGGACTGGATCAGGCGCTTAATGCGTTACAAAAGGCTGAGTAG